The following proteins are co-located in the Sebastes umbrosus isolate fSebUmb1 chromosome 24, fSebUmb1.pri, whole genome shotgun sequence genome:
- the LOC119483564 gene encoding homeobox protein engrailed-1-B-like isoform X1: MEEEQKDSTNEEESMNLPSPPVILPHQALQQQNHRTTNFFIDNILRPDFGCRKENLLGARLQAACLDSNCSSDSTSSSPSSSSSSSSSSTSSSPSNKQNSSKQAEPSSSIRVVSGRNDGGSPPPRTKESQPMLWPAWVYCTRYSDRPSSVSTPGPRTRKLKKKKSSTKEDKRPRTAFTAEQLQRLKTEFTANRYITEQRRQSLAQELNLNESQIKIWFQNKRAKIKKATGYKNGLALQLMAQGLYNHSTTTVQEDKEDSE, encoded by the exons ATGGAAGAAGAGCAGAAGGACTCCACCAACGAGGAGGAGAGCATGAACCTCCCATCTCCTCCTGTGATTTTACCCCACCAAGCTTTACAGCAGCAGAACCACAGAACCACCAACTTCTTCATAGACAACATCCTGCGACCTGACTTCGGCTGCAGAAAGGAGAACCTGCTGGGTGCGCGTCTGCAAGCTGCGTGTCTGGACTCCAACTGCAGCAGCGACAGcacctcttcatcaccttcttcgtcctcctcttcttcatcttcctccacGTCCTCCTCGCCGTCGAACAAGCAGAACTCGTCCAAACAGGCTGAACCGAGCTCGTCTATTAGGGTTGTGAGTGGCAGGAATGATGGAGGATCTCCTCCTCCCAGGACCAAGGAGAGCCAGCCCATGTTGTGGCCAGCTTGGGTTTACTGTACCAGATACTCGGACCGGCCCTCATCTG TCTCCACGCCAGGCCCAAGGACACGCaaactgaaaaagaagaagagcagcaCCAAGGAGGACAAGCGGCCGAGGACTGCCTTCACGGCCGAGCAGCTGCAGAGACTGAAAACCGAGTTCACGGCCAACCGGTACATAACGGAGCAGCGGAGACAGAGTCTGGCTCAGGAACTGAACCTGAACGAGTCCCAGATCAAAATCTGGTTCCAGAACAAGAGGGCTAAGATTAAAAAAGCCACCGGCTACAAGAACGGCCTGGCCCTGCAGCTCATGGCGCAAGGACTGTACAACCACTCCACGACCACCGTGCAGGAGGACAAGGAGGACAGTGAATAG
- the LOC119483564 gene encoding homeobox protein engrailed-1-B-like isoform X2 → MEEEQKDSTNEEESMNLPSPPVILPHQALQQQNHRTTNFFIDNILRPDFGCRKENLLGARLQAACLDSNCSSDSTSSSPSSSSSSSSSSTSSSPSNKQNSSKQAEPSSSIRVVSGRNDGGSPPPRTKESQPMLWPAWVYCTRYSDRPSSGPRTRKLKKKKSSTKEDKRPRTAFTAEQLQRLKTEFTANRYITEQRRQSLAQELNLNESQIKIWFQNKRAKIKKATGYKNGLALQLMAQGLYNHSTTTVQEDKEDSE, encoded by the exons ATGGAAGAAGAGCAGAAGGACTCCACCAACGAGGAGGAGAGCATGAACCTCCCATCTCCTCCTGTGATTTTACCCCACCAAGCTTTACAGCAGCAGAACCACAGAACCACCAACTTCTTCATAGACAACATCCTGCGACCTGACTTCGGCTGCAGAAAGGAGAACCTGCTGGGTGCGCGTCTGCAAGCTGCGTGTCTGGACTCCAACTGCAGCAGCGACAGcacctcttcatcaccttcttcgtcctcctcttcttcatcttcctccacGTCCTCCTCGCCGTCGAACAAGCAGAACTCGTCCAAACAGGCTGAACCGAGCTCGTCTATTAGGGTTGTGAGTGGCAGGAATGATGGAGGATCTCCTCCTCCCAGGACCAAGGAGAGCCAGCCCATGTTGTGGCCAGCTTGGGTTTACTGTACCAGATACTCGGACCGGCCCTCATCTG GCCCAAGGACACGCaaactgaaaaagaagaagagcagcaCCAAGGAGGACAAGCGGCCGAGGACTGCCTTCACGGCCGAGCAGCTGCAGAGACTGAAAACCGAGTTCACGGCCAACCGGTACATAACGGAGCAGCGGAGACAGAGTCTGGCTCAGGAACTGAACCTGAACGAGTCCCAGATCAAAATCTGGTTCCAGAACAAGAGGGCTAAGATTAAAAAAGCCACCGGCTACAAGAACGGCCTGGCCCTGCAGCTCATGGCGCAAGGACTGTACAACCACTCCACGACCACCGTGCAGGAGGACAAGGAGGACAGTGAATAG